Below is a genomic region from Medicago truncatula cultivar Jemalong A17 chromosome 3, MtrunA17r5.0-ANR, whole genome shotgun sequence.
GATCTGTGATCCTCTCTTACCACTAGAGTTCATAACAAAACATGTGTTGGACCAATAACGTTGGTTTGGATGATTagtaatataatttttgtttctttaaataGTATTAATTTTAGTGTTTTCCCTTTAAAATCATCACATTACGTCCTGTTAATATGAATCTTAAATTATGGACGTATACATATACATGGGTTCAAGCATGCATTTACAACTATGCTATACCACTGGGGGAGCCAGAAATTTAGTAGAGCCCGGacaaaatattttgccaaatatttttagaatatatattaaacagttGTAAGATACAAGCAAAATTGCGAACTGGTGCAGTGGTTCAAGTTGCTACATgacctcttttatttttaataaaaatattattaatacaatagaaaaaaaaaagtagcatgGATCAATCCCGCACCCTCTAGAGGGTTTAGGGAGCTTACCAATCCATTGCAACACGGATGCAGCATTTGATAAATTATGGATAATATGATAGTTATAGGTAATTTGGGGGCTGCAAACCTGCGATGGCTCCTATGGGTTTCATAGGCGATCCGTCACTGAGCCTGAGCGTGTGCCCAGACTAGCTGGATGGTAAAACCGCCCTGTTCTACACTAACATGATTCTCCATCAAATAATTAGCACAttgagaataataaaaaaatcaagactaattttcaaaaatcaatatccaTCTATTAGACATACACATAAACTAGTTAGGTTTGCATACATATACCATATTTTTATGAGGAGAAAATCACTTCAATAAATAGGACCGAATTTCTTGCGGGAGAAGTTTCGTGAAGTAATATTCGATAATgaattttattcattaattttaaATCAGACAACTCAAATCATATTAGTATTAAACGATCTCAACCATTGATTTAGATGAGACACTAAGAAATGTTAAAAGAGTGACTCCATTTCCAATAAATAGCACATGCTTATTGATTAcatatagtaatataaataataaaaagtaatttaaaacaTTACAActaaaaaaagtcaaaactaAGGTAAGTAGACTGTTTGAGGGAGAGAGGCATATGGAAAGTGACAAGGACATGAATTTAACTAAGGTAATTAAATAGGACACATGCActtaaagctaatgttgttgattTAACTGCAACAGATCTTGGCAATCTTCCCTtatctttccttaaaaaaaggcCTTGATAAATAGGTATATTGATAAGAACCAAAACCCCACTTAGTAAAACTTGCAATAACATTGCCTCAAATATTCTAATACTTGACACAACCTCCTTTAACAACATCCCAACAAGACAAAACAAATTCAACATTGCAAGTGTAGCCAATAAAGTGAGCATTGGAGATGAGTTTCCAAACTCTATAATTTCCTTCTCATATCTTTGTGAAACATTTTCCTCAGCTACCTTAGTAGatattatgaaatttgaatttgaaaatccaaaaactTTCAACATGTTATCTACAAAAGCAAAAAGGTAAGAACTTGTTCTCTTATAAACCCACATCCTCAACTCATTCCACCAACCTTTAATTGTACCTCCTACTCTCAGAAACTCTAACAAACAATATGTTGAATCACCAACTATGACATATGCAAAAGGTATGAACCATGGACTTGAAATCTgatcaattcatcaaaacaaaaattagaataaCATTACTAGAAATCATAAGATAGTTTTAAGGGTTAACAGTgctttacccccttgtaatataggtcatttccggttttcctccttgtaaaatattttacagggacgaaatcttcaaattacaaggacaaaatcccaaaaaaatattttacaaggggtaaaaccggaaatgacctatattacagggggtaaaacactattaaccccaattttaatttaaaaaatagaggTAGTAACATTTTCATACCTGTGGGAACAAGGGAATGCCTTTGAGTAGATAAAGTGAAGGGATGATGGAATAATAGAGAGTTGGAATAGAGTTTAACGCCCATAGATTATAGTAACAATAAGACATTTGAAGACCTGGATTGATCAATCCAGAAGCATACCAAATAGGACTGAACTTTGAAAGTACAATTTGAAATTGTCCTTCAGACCATCTCTTATGTTGAACAAGTGATTCTGGTAAGGTTGTTGGAGTCAAACCTAAGAAAGGTCTCCTTGTTGGATTATAATATACTGATTTCCATCCtttacataaaatatataatcctGTTATTACATCCTCCACTACACAACCATATAGTAGTCCCATCTGCAATCAAAAGTattcatacattttttaaatttataatagtaCAACAAGATAATACTTTTTTGAATTCAATATGTTTTTACTCCTTGACGTATAACAAAAAGGATCCTAATTCACTATCATAAGAGAACCACACGTTTATACGTAGTAAACAATCTCAGATGCCGTTAGTTTGAGATCAGACGACTCATATTacacaataacaaaatattttaaaccaTATCTACCATTAAACTGCGTGAGAACTATTGTGAGAAATCTGTTTCCTCGTAAGTTCTTGCATTCATCCAAACACATATTGTataaccaatatttttttttttggtagaaaatgTATAACCAATATTCAATAGCTTTTGCAATGACACTTTGTAACTAACAGGGGTTAGTATCATCTctatttctcaaaataaattgagaatCACATTTGAAGAGAATGATCCACAAAGGcttaaaaagatatttaatGCACTATCtattttttgcatatttttcttataaagtgatgtcctctatatatatatatatattttttttttttttttgaaatagagAGGATTCTAATTCGATGATTTTAAGAATTGAATGACCAAAATAATGGAAAAACTTTGTAACCAAAAACCAAagttatcatattttaaaattttccaaaaccctagtttttttttttttaaatttacttttgattttgaatgaaaaagagAGTGATTGTGACCTCTTTTCCCCATGATGTGTTTTCCTCGTAGGTACAACTTGCAAGAgtctttgatttttcttctagCTCTTGCAAGCTTACTTCTTTTATCATATGAtcaatattttcatcatttgCATTCTTCCAATCAATCTTGTATTGATCACTATACTTTCTTCCACATAGTGCATCTCTTCTATGAAAGCAGCCAGTTCCAATATACATGGGCCCGCCAAATCCATCAAAGCCATGTAAATCCACCTACATTACATATGTGTTCAAAGTTTATAAACAATTGGTGTAAATAAGCTACTATTGGAGTCAATCagcatatttatagggaccaaaaatatatttaactctttAGTGTATACACTTCAATTTTATGAACATATTTACCTCATGAGGTATGCGAAAAGAACCACCgtatatgtcattttttgtgatattttcaaAGCCCTGAGGAGCCTGCACAAAGGCAATTTCATGTCCCTTCTCTTCATCCATGAAGAAGCAAAGTGCATCTCTTATTGATTGAGAATTGTTTGAGTACATGTCACAATCTACATTCAGAATTATTTTCCCATTGCTAATCATTGATGACACCCTTATCTGCATTGTGGACCAACAATTAATACACTGCATACTTTCTTGGGGAACAA
It encodes:
- the LOC11440534 gene encoding cellulose synthase-like protein E1 isoform X2, which encodes MAKEEYYPLFETRRRKGRLMYRVFSFSLLIGIWSIWVYRLSYIPKEDGKWVWIGLLCAELWFGFYWFLRQALRWNPIFRQPFPERLTQRYENMLPKVDIFVCTANPDIEPPIMVINTVLSVMAYDYPTEKLSVYLSDDGGSDVTFYALLEASKFAKHWLPFCKRFKVEPRSPDAYFKTLDTCPNNAKEFLAIKRMYQDMESRVENASKLGKVPEETYSKHKEFSEWGSYSSKRDHDTILHILLHRKDNARDEDGFVMPTLVYLAREKRPQFQHNFKAGAMNSLIRVSSMISNGKIILNVDCDMYSNNSQSIRDALCFFMDEEKGHEIAFVQAPQGFENITKNDIYGGSFRIPHEVDLHGFDGFGGPMYIGTGCFHRRDALCGRKYSDQYKIDWKNANDENIDHMIKEVSLQELEEKSKTLASCTYEENTSWGKEMGLLYGCVVEDVITGLYILCKGWKSVYYNPTRRPFLGLTPTTLPESLVQHKRWSEGQFQIVLSKFSPIWYASGLINPGLQMSYCYYNLWALNSIPTLYYSIIPSLYLLKGIPLFPQISSPWFIPFAYVIVGDSTYCLLEFLRVGGTIKGWWNELRMWVYKRTSSYLFAFVDNMLKVFGFSNSNFIISTKVAEENVSQRYEKEIIEFGNSSPMLTLLATLAMLNLFCLVGMLLKEVVSSIRIFEAMLLQVLLSGVLVLINIPIYQGLFLRKDKGRLPRSVAVKSTTLALSACVLFNYLS
- the LOC11440534 gene encoding cellulose synthase-like protein E1 isoform X3, with translation MGKEEYYPLFETRRGKGRLMYIIFSFSLFVGICSIWVYRVSYIPKKDGKWVWIGLLCAELWFGFYWFLRQALRWNPIFRQPFPERLSQRYENMLPKVDIFVCTANPDIEPPIMVINTVLSVMAYDYPTEKLSVYLSDDGGSDVTFYALLEASKFAKHWLPFCKRFKVEPRSPDAYFKTLDTCPNNAKEFLAIKRMYQDMESRVENASKLGKVPEETYSKHKEFSEWGSYSSKRDHDTILHILLHRKDNARDEDGFVMPTLVYLAREKRPQFQHNFKAGAMNSLIRVSSMISNGKIILNVDCDMYSNNSQSIRDALCFFMDEEKGHEIAFVQAPQGFENITKNDIYGGSFRIPHEVDLHGFDGFGGPMYIGTGCFHRRDALCGRKYSDQYKIDWKNANDENIDHMIKEVSLQELEEKSKTLASCTYEENTSWGKEMGLLYGCVVEDVITGLYILCKGWKSVYYNPTRRPFLGLTPTTLPESLVQHKRWSEGQFQIVLSKFSPIWYASGLINPGLQMSYCYYNLWALNSIPTLYYSIIPSLYLLKGIPLFPQISSPWFIPFAYVIVGDSTYCLLEFLRVGGTIKGWWNELRMWVYKRTSSYLFAFVDNMLKVFGFSNSNFIISTKVAEENVSQRYEKEIIEFGNSSPMLTLLATLAMLNLFCLVGMLLKEVVSSIRIFEAMLLQVLLSGVLVLINIPIYQGLFLRKDKGRLPRSVAVKSTTLALSACVLFNYLS